In the genome of Hymenobacter cellulosivorans, one region contains:
- a CDS encoding fumarylacetoacetate hydrolase family protein, whose product MKILCIGRNYAEHIAELNNETPDEPVIFTKPETALLQRGMPFFYPDFSTDIHHEIELVLRVSKNGKNIDPKFAHTYFDAIGLGIDFTARDLQSKAKSKGLPWDLAKGFDGSAPLSPTFKPVSDFADLANINFRLEVNGEVKQQGNSGMMLHNFAAQIAYISRFITLKMGDLIFTGTPSGVGPVKIGDQLTGYLEDEKLLELSVK is encoded by the coding sequence ATGAAAATACTCTGCATAGGCCGCAACTACGCCGAACATATTGCCGAACTCAACAATGAAACACCCGACGAGCCCGTCATCTTTACCAAGCCCGAAACGGCCCTGCTGCAGCGCGGCATGCCCTTCTTCTACCCCGATTTCTCGACCGATATTCACCACGAAATCGAGCTGGTGCTGCGCGTAAGCAAGAACGGCAAGAACATCGACCCCAAATTTGCCCACACCTACTTCGACGCCATCGGCTTGGGCATCGACTTCACGGCCCGCGACCTGCAGAGCAAAGCCAAAAGCAAGGGCCTGCCCTGGGACTTGGCCAAGGGTTTCGACGGCTCGGCCCCATTGTCGCCCACGTTTAAGCCGGTTTCCGACTTTGCCGATCTGGCCAACATCAACTTCCGCCTGGAGGTGAACGGCGAGGTTAAGCAGCAGGGCAACTCGGGCATGATGCTGCACAACTTTGCGGCTCAGATTGCCTACATTTCCCGCTTTATCACCCTGAAAATGGGCGACTTAATCTTTACCGGCACGCCCAGTGGCGTGGGCCCCGTTAAGATTGGCGACCAGCTGACGGGCTACCTGGAGGACGAGAAGTTGTTGGAATTGTCGGTAAAATAG
- a CDS encoding M23 family metallopeptidase, with product MLHTPFRGKAPILLLTLLTTMGLRPAPMAGQEPDSLPKPAAVKQGTTPKLTVEPGYYLFPIKPGQPNFLAASMGELRPNHFHGGLDIKTDGRTDLPVYASADGYVSRMKQSAFGYGNVLYITHPNGTTTVYGHLNRFMGPVAAALREKQYEKQSYELELFFTKEQFPVKRGEVVALSGNTGGSAGPHLHWEVRDAHDNQLNPLQWGGFTEIQDHVAPTLQAFAVEPLTIDARVQSRFDKAVFVPKVGVGPGVATVWPDTINAYGTVGVLLQAFDRYDNAWNKNGLQKVEVKVNGQPLYSHVVDNVPFPSGTRTVNQHVDYEWMMTQGRTLQKLFVDDGNELTMYTTGPGKGKLRVEDGQLYAVEVLMSDSYGNTTPLRFVLRGQKPEYTKTRSVAVKKPALRWEITRNILKVIAADPDTARQSANAVLLRDSRRLELKPSYTTQSQNVYLYDLRAGLPDSIRFGNITKRFDRQALIPAGTEQGFADNFLNLSFGAQTLFDTLYLQTSYKDGAWTVHHPRQSLYLPLGITLKPQAEVADKEHSAVYLVNARGGRSYVGGKWNGNQITFPAKVFGQFRIFSDTIPPSARLVRKGAGGLTFQVGDNLSGLASYTLLVGGRFRLLRYEYKNSTLFTEPNDTVGPPLRGPATLRITDQAGNEKVLSFNL from the coding sequence GTGCTGCACACACCTTTCCGGGGGAAGGCCCCCATTTTACTGCTGACGCTGCTCACCACAATGGGTCTGCGCCCCGCCCCCATGGCCGGGCAGGAACCCGATTCGCTGCCTAAGCCCGCGGCAGTCAAGCAAGGCACCACGCCCAAGCTCACGGTGGAGCCAGGCTATTACCTGTTTCCTATCAAGCCCGGCCAGCCCAACTTTCTGGCTGCCAGCATGGGCGAGCTGCGTCCCAACCACTTCCACGGCGGCCTCGACATCAAAACCGACGGCCGCACCGATTTGCCGGTGTACGCTTCGGCCGATGGGTACGTGTCGCGCATGAAGCAGTCGGCCTTTGGCTACGGCAACGTGCTCTACATCACCCACCCCAACGGTACCACCACGGTCTACGGGCACCTGAACCGGTTTATGGGCCCGGTAGCAGCGGCGCTGCGCGAGAAGCAGTACGAAAAGCAGAGCTACGAGCTGGAGTTGTTTTTTACCAAGGAGCAGTTTCCGGTAAAGCGGGGCGAAGTGGTGGCCTTGTCGGGCAACACCGGCGGCTCGGCGGGCCCCCACCTGCACTGGGAAGTGCGCGACGCCCACGACAACCAACTTAACCCCCTACAGTGGGGCGGCTTCACCGAAATCCAGGACCACGTGGCGCCCACCCTGCAAGCCTTTGCCGTGGAGCCCCTGACCATTGACGCCCGCGTACAAAGCCGCTTCGACAAGGCTGTATTCGTGCCCAAGGTGGGCGTCGGCCCTGGCGTAGCCACCGTCTGGCCCGACACCATCAATGCCTACGGCACGGTAGGCGTGCTGCTCCAGGCCTTCGACCGGTACGACAACGCCTGGAACAAAAACGGCCTGCAGAAAGTGGAAGTCAAGGTGAACGGGCAGCCGCTCTACTCCCACGTAGTCGACAACGTGCCTTTCCCCAGCGGTACGCGCACCGTCAACCAGCACGTGGACTATGAGTGGATGATGACCCAGGGCCGCACCCTGCAGAAGCTTTTCGTCGACGACGGCAATGAGCTGACCATGTACACCACCGGGCCGGGCAAGGGCAAGCTGCGGGTGGAAGACGGGCAGCTTTACGCCGTGGAAGTGCTGATGAGCGACTCTTATGGCAACACCACGCCGCTGCGCTTCGTGCTGCGCGGGCAAAAGCCGGAGTACACCAAAACCCGCAGCGTAGCCGTGAAAAAGCCGGCACTGCGCTGGGAAATAACCCGCAACATTCTCAAGGTTATTGCCGCCGACCCCGACACGGCCCGCCAAAGCGCCAACGCCGTGCTACTGCGCGACTCCCGCCGCCTGGAGCTCAAGCCCAGTTACACCACCCAGAGCCAGAACGTCTACCTCTACGACCTGCGCGCCGGCCTGCCCGACTCTATCCGCTTCGGCAACATCACCAAGCGTTTCGACCGGCAGGCCCTGATTCCGGCTGGCACCGAGCAGGGCTTCGCCGACAACTTTCTGAACCTGAGCTTCGGGGCCCAGACCTTGTTCGACACCTTGTATCTGCAAACCAGCTACAAGGATGGCGCCTGGACCGTGCACCATCCCCGGCAGTCGTTGTATCTGCCGTTGGGCATCACGCTCAAGCCCCAGGCCGAGGTAGCCGACAAGGAGCACTCGGCCGTGTACCTGGTCAATGCCCGCGGGGGCCGCAGCTATGTGGGCGGCAAGTGGAACGGCAACCAGATTACCTTCCCGGCCAAGGTGTTTGGACAGTTCCGCATTTTCTCCGACACGATTCCGCCCTCGGCCCGGCTAGTGCGTAAGGGGGCCGGTGGGCTTACCTTCCAGGTTGGCGACAACCTCTCGGGCCTGGCCAGCTACACGCTGCTGGTGGGCGGGCGGTTCCGGCTGCTGCGCTACGAGTACAAGAACTCCACGCTCTTCACCGAGCCTAATGACACGGTAGGGCCACCGTTGCGCGGCCCGGCCACGCTGCGCATCACCGACCAGGCCGGCAATGAAAAAGTGTTGAGTTTTAATCTGTAG